AGGAGTTTAGACGTCAAAAACTGTCGGAGTTAGTTCACAAATAGGTCCTTTCACTGGCCGCCTGTTTATTTAGTTGATTAACAAGCAGATTGTTGCTTAGAATTCACGTAAGACTTAAAAGCCTCTTtattataaatgtatgtatacacAAATCCAGTTGTTTGAATTAAGAGTCCAGCTTTTACAAGCGACTAAAGTTTGCTGACATTGCAGTGGTTGAAGTAATCCGGTTTCCAATCTGCTGAGTTAGAGGATTAGCTCTATAATGACTATATTTCTAAACGGATAACTTACCCTTTCCCGTAAGACAGGCATCCCGCAACATTTCACAATTGCTGTAGAAGAATTGGTGCTCATTTGTCGACGATGCGCAGACAGGCAGAAACGGATCACAAGTGGTAATGGTGCTGCAGCCTGAGCTGCTGCTCAATACTGGCAGAGATACAGACAGCGCGAGGAACATTATAATGTTGAAGATCAGGAAccaagccaaataaatattcattttggATGAACACGCAGAATTATTTACTAGCATATTAAACGACATCGTCACATAGAAATTATTGCATAGCAGCAGAGTTTGGGAGCGAATCTCCGTTCGCAGTTTGAtctttatacatatatattttatttatttttctttttcaccgAAAGCCGAAATTGGCTGCCGACATGAACGGCTATCTAACAACTGATAAGCACTGGGGGACCTACGCGCTGATGCATACTAATTCGCTCATGTTCCTGAACCCCAAAGTTACCATGGAAACGAGCTCGGAACACTGACCAATGAATCAATGATAACTTCACCTCTATTTTTCACCGGAAGCTTTTGTTCGCTTCCTCCCAGAGTTCGGTATGAATGGGGTTGCTCAACTGAGTGGAACCCAGCGTTCTTTGTAGTTTCGTGTACATTTAATCCGGCCGGCCCAGATATGCTTGTCAACTAGTTGCACTCTGCAGATGAAATGGTTTTTGGAGAGCCTGTTCAATGGATTCTAAAAACTCGAGTTAAACTAACCAAGCCGATGTTACAAAGTGCATAGCACAGATGCGTGTAGCGATCAGACTTAAAGGTAAGAGACCTCCGGCATTTACCTTTATCCTTCCTTATCCTGCCTTATTCTTTCGCCAGCGTCGACAGAGTTGAATTATATTTCAGAGTAAGCAAtgtaataatttgtaattaataacTTTGCATCGTAAAGTGACGTGTATATAGTAaaaatcttaaatattttaaaaactttctTAGATATGCCTTATAAAATACTTAACTTTTAGATGTAAAAGCTGCAACTACTTAAATGCATATTGTGCGCCTTTACAAGGAGCTGTCTCGGTGCGTCATCAATTTCATGGTTTAAGGTGCGGCTGCAGAGCAGACCGACAGTATGAACACGGGAGGCCGGTCTCttaattacatttgcattattaaattttatgacAGCTGTTGGGCTCAATAACGCCTACGTACTGACCCCAGGTCGCAGGTTATGGGGCGTTGCAATCCCAATTAAAACCCCGCTACCTTTGACGCAGAATGGAAagcatttgtattttgtggAATAAAAGGCACAGATTTGTCGTCTTCATGCTGTCACTACTATTTAAACCTTTATGCATTATACTCCGAAAACTTCTCCAACAGGTGATTTTTAGGTCGAAACATGAGGAACATATTTGATTACCTAGAATTTCTTGGCTTGCATCTGTGGTGTGTATGGTTAGTGCCCAGACATGGGCGGTGCATCGGAGTGCCCGGTAAGGAGCACACGACGACCAAACGAAGACCAATCGTAATAGGGTGGGGCTGGCATAGTGCTACTGAGGAGCAAGGGTCTGCTTTCAGCAAATATTTAGTGCGTCATACGTGGATAATGCAAATAGAACATATTGACCGAACAGGCATTTCTATTACATCACGTGAACGACAGCGTATACATGCGACATTTTCTTGCAGGATATTGTGGGGCATCTTCTTCAGCATATAGCAAACGGatttgtaaataaacaagtttCGATCTCCCCAAGCAGACCTGGTACGCCCCTATTTCTGCCTAGATTGTGGTCCACTGTATCCAGATAAGCAGCATATAATCCTGGATAAAAATagaatgtaaaatatttatgtttagaACTTGCGCAGCTCATTGATAAAAGCCCAAGCGCCGGTGCGCACTCTCTCAGTTCAAACGGCCAAAAAGGACATGAAGGCGAAACTGAACGAGAAAAATCGAGAGAACAGGCTTCCTCATGAGCATAAAATCCTGCAAGATATTATACATGCCGTGGCCTTTTATGCTGCTGTTCTTATATCATTTCATTCAGTTTCGAAGAGTCGTGCAACGAGAGCAGTTGATACCATTTGTCCTTAAAGCAAATTCTGCGCTGTGTCTGAGTCTGGAGTTTTTCTGTGTGTATAACTTACGGTTGGTCTCCAATTTTATGGGCTGTGTGCAAgtgaaatttgaataaaagtTTTAGTTTACAAAACAGCTGGGAAAACTGCGCCATAGTAAACTATCAAACTGTGCAGAAAGTGGACAAATTGAGCAAAAATCCAATCTCATGAATATTGATGAAATGTGTCGTGTGTGTATGTTGTATCAAGCGGGCTTGCCAGTCACAATGCAAAAGTGTtcttttcaaataaaaacgaaCTCTTTGCTTAATTTTGTTATGCGACTTACGTTTATTCCAACTAGAATTCTCGCAAATGTATCTACCATCTTTTTTCACTGAGGAATGGCTTATTTTTTCGCAgtgggcagcagcagaagtcgCACCATGAGAATTAATTGCAACGCGCTCTTACTGGCATCGCTAGTGACTTGGTCGGGGGTGATGTGTAGCACGGTGCTGGGCACCACGGAGGGCCAGGAGACACCTCTAGCCCTTCCCGTGGCGGAGCAGACCCAGCCCACCACGGCCATACAAGGAGAAGTTTGGGAGGAGGACGATCACGAAGTGCTTATAAGAAATGAACGGGGAACCAAGAGCGACGGTGAGTCAGGGGATGGTTGAGCCTTTGGGGATATTGGGAATCTGTGTGAGAGCTTTTCGACCAGGAGGTGCTTTAATACACGGTGGTATTATTTTTCCTCAAGGTTTGTCGTGTCGTTATGGCAAGAATCCGTGGACTGAGTGTGACACCAAAACTAATACGCGTTCAAGAACATTGACATTAAAGAAGGGCGACCCAGCATGCGACCAAACGCGAACCATTCAGAAGAAGTGTAAAAAAGGTAATGATAAAGGACCCCTCGGGTTCCCCCAGAAAAAGGACTTTCGCCAATTATCCTATTCACCCCTCCCAACCAACAGCATGTCGGTATGAAAAGGGATCCTGGTCGGAATGTGCAACCGGGCAAATGACCAGAGCTGATAAATTGAAGGCGAGCAGTGATCCGTCCTGCGAAGCCACGCGGGTCATCAAGAAGAACTGCAAGCCCGGAAAGTCCAAGGACAAAAGTGCCAAGGAGCAGCGGAAGAACAAAGATAAAGGTCAGTTGGCTAGTTTCAAATTTTAAGCAAAACATTAGAAAGTAAATTGAACTCTGGAGTTCGCGAAATTGCATGTAGTGATTTGGGGATTTATCGCAGATATGGTATATGAGTATGAAGATAGATTCGGATAGagttcattttaatttgtataagcTTTCACGACCATATTTCAATATccaaatttcttttatttacatgcagcTGCTCGCAAAGGACGCGTTTAAGTGATATCAAACTcgattaatttaaattccagTGTTATTTTGTTTGACTCCAATGCAAATAactaaaattgatttttttaattcaaaactgaaaaatcGTAACGACGTCGTTAACTGTCTGCTATGTATACCCAAGaggcatttaaataaaatgcacacATTAATTAATGTTGTAGTTTGATTTTCAAGCAAACGATAACCATAATATAAACGAAAGCTGTACGACGTAATAGAAACCTTGTGGAGTCtaacatatgtatgcaatgcagaataaaatatattcatacaataccataccataccaacatacataaataccgACTTATTTAGTTTACTACCCAATGCAAGTCATACGTACATCCAAATTAACTGAAATGATGAAATCTGTAAGGGCAGTTGCCATATTGAAATAAAGGATAATTCTTAAATACAGCTCCCCAGACTGTGTGGCTGTTTGATCCCCTTCATAAATTTAGCAGAGTTGTTCTTCaatggaatttaaataatattaaccGTAACATCGGAATGAAACCCAAATAAATAAGGAATactgaaaacattttttcattcgcagataacaaataaataaaacacttagtgtaaatattgtaaaaataaagacaTATGTACTGTAGAGAAACAAATTTCTGAAAGACAAGGAATGAGACGCGACGGTCTAAACACAGATCCATCGTAGTTGCAGTGTAGGCAATTGGCATTTTAAAGTAGTTTACAACTCACTTTTACCGGGTACAATTAACATATAAATTTGGAAGTATGATTCCCAAAACTAATATACAAGTCGAGATGCAGACGTACttacatacttacatacattcatatatattctGATCAAAAATTTACCATTTCAAAGACATGGTTTATCTTTTTAATAAacacgtacatatataaactTAGAGCGTTAACTACGAATTAATGTATTTATCTGTAAGCAGTTTTACAACCATACCCGTGCATTCAAAACTCATAACTACAAACTCAAGAAGAACAACAGCTCAGTCAAGTACACAGCATTCGAATACAAATTCATACCATCATTCTTAGGGGCAGTTGTCTAAGTCTTTGAATTCCGTAAGGAACAGCATACAAGCTACTCCCCCAAAGCGAAGTGAAATTTGTTTACGTACGTATACAACACaagaaaaagtaaatgaactttaataaatacaaatattacgaaataaaaaactctACCATTTTTAATACAAGTACGCCTATCCGACTCGGattatgaatatgaatttCGCTATGATTTTCGCTGCTACTGCGAGTATCTTTCGGGTTGTTTGTTATGCTGCGCTTTTAACTGCGTGTTAGcacttccttttttttctaagGAATGACCGACCATGCGCAGTTCGGCTTTCGTGGGATAAAAATGGTAAGTCCGGCTTTTTCTTAAAGGTACCAAATGATGTGGGTAGGCATCCCACAGTACGCGTTTCAGTCGGCAAGTCTGGAAACTAAAAAGCTCAATCCCCGTTTGTAAGTACAAAGGGATGTTGTGGCAATATCAAAACAATAATGGAGCTTAGGTTGGAATTTGACAAGGAAACTAACAACAtctttttttgcaaatcatAATAACTCATTATGTACTCGTgaataaaaacagaaacctTTCTCGgttctttttcatttcatacTACCGCTTTAAAGTTGTTTTAGCCAACATGCATACATTTCGTtggtttttttcattttcagtttccTCGTCTGCGTCCGCTCTTTGTTTTTGAACCAAAGTAAATCTGACTCAGAGAAGTCACTCAAAACATGTTTGGCCGAGCTCTCGGATTGCAAGAGGAACTCcaggaaaaaaaatatatgctcAGATATGTATACTCAAAAGTGGCTCAAAACTGTATCTATTCGTATTTTGATATACACAATACGCAATAAAACCGCTCAAAGAACGAAGAACTCCAATCTGTTACACAATGCCTGGTCATTGTTTACATTTAGCTTACTTGTGTGCTTATATGCACCCATGCACCCATGCACCCATGCACATACATAGATAAAGGATGGCTTATCTTATCACAGACGAAACAGCGGAGCATGCAAGAATGCTGTTTGTCTTTGTTCATAGGCTTCGATTAAAAGTCGAAAAGGAGAGCGGTATGTATAGCTCCTTCTCCGTCACCTTACAAACTGCCCTGATTTAGAAAAAGCTCTtctatatttgatttattatgcCCACTTCCCTCACCCACTGCTAGTTCATTAATtcaaaaaacatatatttttcatatcaAATTGAGAAGattgtttttaatgaaaactcCGAAAGGGTCCATAGTTTCCATATCTGCAGTCCGGCAAAAAGCGAACCAGATAAAGGAGGCACATAGAAATTTTTCATCGCTGTGTATATGAATTGGTAAATGGTATAAAAAGCATGTATCAGTCTTCCCGCTCTTCCCGCTGCTCTCATTGGACTCTCTGGACTGAGCAGATTTGGAGCCTCTCGAGTTCGAGTTCATCGGGTTTCGAGTTCATCGAGTTTCGAGTTCGAGTTGCGGCAGTTCGCCCACTCAGTTTGGCCACAGCTCTGAATGCGAGCGTAACGATCGCAAGCCGCCCGTCCTACAGTGAAGTGCATTTTCTCCAATTCCTCAAGCCGCCTCCTCGATTTAAATTTGGTTGGACCACAGCCCACAACCTGAAGCCGTCTTTAATGCCCGTATCTTGTCGAGAGTGAGTTCCCAACGACGGTTTCCGAGTGCGCGTGTGCAGGGCACCCCTTCCTTCTGGTGGTCGTCCGGAGAGAATTCGCGTTGAGTGGAACAGCCGTATAAGAGTGGTTAGGCTGGCGAATTTGGAGGAATGTGGGTGCTGTGCCTCTGAGTTAGGATGCCCTATGATACGAGGGATACGCAGAACAGTAGCTAGATCGCAACTTATTTCTAAAAATACAAGACTGGGTGAAACGCAAAATGGGGATATACAAAATGTATCTGCATGACGACTCATATGCTCGCCAGATGTTCAGCTTGAGTTAAAACTTCAGATTCCCTAAAATTTGGGCCAtcttattatttctgtgtttcCGTGCTTTTATAAGAAGTTCTTTCGACTGGTTACTTTCTTGAAAAAACCTATAAAATCCTTTATCTTTGAATATAATTTGTCCTTTTAACTTTGCACTCCAATTTCTTGttcctctttttttaatttccttgtTGCATGGTATTCATTTTCTGGTCAAAGTATTGCCTTATTCATAAAACAATCTtctattacatttttaagtttGATTGGACCGTTTCCCGAAGCCTTCGAATCTATTAAAATAAGATATCTGCCTAGATGCATGGTGTCATCCACTTTTTCGTGGACTATTTGGTTCTTTACCTCACGTTGCTGTTTGGCGTATATGATACTCTCCCTTGGGTCCGGAGACACAGAAGTCGGGTATGGAGTTTTAAATGACACACTACTCGGACAACTAAACATGCTTTTGAAAGCTCTTGTTCGCTGTTTTTCACCGATCGAGTTGCGTAAGAaggcttttggttttcccaACAAAGTGGACAAATACTTGTTTTTCTTCAAGTGGGTTTTGGACTTCCCTCTTTTAGTTGCATTAATCAATTGTTTAAGACTGCGGCGTTTATGCCTTCTCCTGTAATCCACCGGGGTGCGCCACAAGATGTGATAACCTGCATTCGTCTGGAAAATGTCAGATATCTCGGGAGTATTCAGGAACAAAAGGTTTTTCTCAAAGCCGAAAGACGTTTGTGCAAGCCTCAGGGGACCCAAGTCACCGCCATGCCGAGCAGAGCAGCAGTCGGACATCGTCCTGGCCAAGGCAGCAAACTCAGACTCGCCTGATTCTACAAGATCCCTCGCTTGCAGGATTTTATGTAGCGCTTCTTGCTTAGTTCTCTTCACCACCGGTTCACGGTATGAACTGCACCTATCCGATTCCACGTGCTTCACCAGGATGTGGCTGCAGCGGAACGTGGATCCAGGACCTCTATTCCAGGCATCCCTCTCAGTTTCTCGGTCGTCGCTTTGAGGCAGTGTGAAATGTACCTTCCCGGTGATTGTGTCATAGAAATAGGACTCCTTGGTACTCGGAGCAATGCGCTCTTCCCAACCGACTGGCAACTTGTAAGGCATCTTGGAGTTACATTCGCTGGTCAAGATCAATGAACTACTTTCCGATTCAAGTCCGCCAAAAGGATCGCTTTTGACGTTATTACTCCAATCTACACCTTTGGAACTCATACCTACACAACCCCAAGATTCGTCACAAGCTTCCTGATCTCCATTTCCGACATCTTCTACTTTATATATGTCAAACTTGCATTGCGCCGAATTTTCGAAGTTCATGTTCGCATAAATTGTACTGTAATGTATACTGTATATTTATGTGACTGGTATAGGTACTAAACATTTTTAGGtcttaaagaaaaataaggCAAAGTattcttgattattttaaagctcggtttaattatattttatgcgTTGCTTTAATGCTCCTATTGGTTTTAGGTTTCCGAAATAGTTATGAATCTTATACTGGCTGTAACCACGGCTCTGCAACTAGTTTTGGTGGCATTGGCGCATACCCCGCTATCAATTCGTGGCGAAAGCCTCTCTGATGGCATACGTCTGGTCATGGAAAAGCGGTCGGGCGATGTAGTACACATTCGCCCGGCTCGGGGCACACTGGAGGCTGAGGCAGTCGGATCCACCACCAATGGTGACACCCACCGCACCAAGAATAATCGCAAGGCGAACAAGCCGCAGGAGCACTTCCAGCACAAGGGAACCAGAAAACTAGTGGTTGCGGAAAATGGCGGGGCACTGTCATCGCAGGTATCACAACCAAATCACAAGCAAGGCCACAAAAACGCTGATAAGCAACCACGCCAAGGAGGACCGAAGCAGCAGCGAGGACATGGCCAGCATCATGGAGGCAATAGAAAAGGACCCAAAGCAGTGACTCCAGAAAATGGTAAGCCTTACGACTGCATGGCACAGTATTCAGATCTTTTTAATGAAAAGTTTTGTATTTGCTTGTTGACAGGGTCGACTTGCCGATACGCCAAGAGTGCTTGGACCAATTGTGATCACAAGACCAACATGCGCTCGCGAGTGCTGACCCTCAGGAAAGGAGAGCAAAACTGCCTGCCAACGCGGTCTATACAGAAGAAGTGCAAGAAAGGTAACTTTTATAATTCACAATCATCCTCCTCAATCATCCTCAAAGAGAGGGACG
This genomic interval from Drosophila teissieri strain GT53w chromosome 3L, Prin_Dtei_1.1, whole genome shotgun sequence contains the following:
- the LOC122616288 gene encoding uncharacterized protein LOC122616288; translated protein: MNLILAVTTALQLVLVALAHTPLSIRGESLSDGIRLVMEKRSGDVVHIRPARGTLEAEAVGSTTNGDTHRTKNNRKANKPQEHFQHKGTRKLVVAENGGALSSQVSQPNHKQGHKNADKQPRQGGPKQQRGHGQHHGGNRKGPKAVTPENGSTCRYAKSAWTNCDHKTNMRSRVLTLRKGEQNCLPTRSIQKKCKKGCRYEKGEWSQCVGGQITREDKLEPEATGGSDQNCNPVRTVSKKCKANGNSSGGKQHGQSRRTKEQKQKDKGVGRISS
- the LOC122616089 gene encoding uncharacterized protein LOC122616089; this encodes MRINCNALLLASLVTWSGVMCSTVLGTTEGQETPLALPVAEQTQPTTAIQGEVWEEDDHEVLIRNERGTKSDGLSCRYGKNPWTECDTKTNTRSRTLTLKKGDPACDQTRTIQKKCKKACRYEKGSWSECATGQMTRADKLKASSDPSCEATRVIKKNCKPGKSKDKSAKEQRKNKDKAARKGRV
- the LOC122616092 gene encoding uncharacterized protein LOC122616092 — encoded protein: MSFNMLVNNSACSSKMNIYLAWFLIFNIIMFLALSVSLPVLSSSSGCSTITTCDPFLPVCASSTNEHQFFYSNCEMLRDACLTGKDWKPDYFNHCNVSKL
- the LOC122616287 gene encoding uncharacterized protein LOC122616287, translating into MNFENSAQCKFDIYKVEDVGNGDQEACDESWGCVGMSSKGVDWSNNVKSDPFGGLESESSSLILTSECNSKMPYKLPVGWEERIAPSTKESYFYDTITGKVHFTLPQSDDRETERDAWNRGPGSTFRCSHILVKHVESDRCSSYREPVVKRTKQEALHKILQARDLVESGESEFAALARTMSDCCSARHGGDLGPLRLAQTSFGFEKNLLFLNTPEISDIFQTNAGYHILWRTPVDYRRRHKRRSLKQLINATKRGKSKTHLKKNKYLSTLLGKPKAFLRNSIGEKQRTRAFKSMFSCPSSVSFKTPYPTSVSPDPRESIIYAKQQREVKNQIVHEKVDDTMHLGRYLILIDSKASGNGPIKLKNVIEDCFMNKAIL